The following are encoded together in the Vicinamibacteria bacterium genome:
- a CDS encoding efflux RND transporter periplasmic adaptor subunit, giving the protein MSKLIRFYAAGAVSALGLSSCKEEAPPPPPPPAVKVAEVLTRDVPIYVEAIGQTRGNTEIEIRARVEGFLETVDFEEGTFVSKGKLLYTIDPRPFEAALSQSKANLARAEAELARAHQDVVRYEPLVAKNAISRQDYETAVAVERAQESAVEAARAAVESAEIDLSYTKVVAPDNGLIGKTEVYPGTLVGRGQSTLLSHISKIDPIHVRFTIAERDYLYYARRQEERRAAESAETPFQLVLADGTVHSQPGRLVFVDRNVDPQTGTILLEASFPNPERIVRPGQYARVRAAVDVKKGAILVSQRSVQELQGIYNVAVVKPDDTVDIRMVTPAERIGTLWVIDSGLNNGERVVVEGLQKVRPGAQVTPETVTIEEGS; this is encoded by the coding sequence ATGAGTAAACTGATTCGATTCTATGCCGCGGGGGCCGTTTCCGCGCTGGGGCTTTCATCTTGCAAGGAAGAAGCTCCACCTCCCCCTCCTCCTCCGGCGGTGAAGGTGGCGGAAGTGCTGACCCGCGACGTTCCCATTTACGTCGAAGCCATCGGGCAGACACGGGGCAACACCGAGATCGAGATTCGTGCCCGCGTCGAGGGGTTTCTCGAGACCGTCGACTTCGAAGAGGGGACGTTCGTCAGCAAGGGAAAGCTACTCTATACGATCGATCCCCGGCCCTTCGAGGCCGCGCTCTCGCAGTCGAAAGCAAACCTGGCCCGAGCGGAGGCAGAGCTGGCCCGTGCCCATCAGGACGTCGTCCGCTACGAGCCTCTGGTGGCGAAGAACGCCATCTCGCGGCAGGATTACGAGACCGCGGTCGCGGTCGAACGGGCGCAGGAATCCGCGGTCGAGGCAGCCCGGGCCGCCGTCGAAAGCGCCGAGATCGACCTGAGCTATACGAAGGTCGTCGCCCCGGACAATGGGCTCATCGGAAAAACCGAGGTCTACCCGGGAACGCTCGTGGGCCGCGGTCAGAGCACGCTCTTATCCCACATCTCCAAGATCGACCCCATCCACGTGCGATTCACGATCGCCGAACGAGATTACCTTTACTACGCGAGACGGCAGGAGGAGAGACGGGCGGCCGAGAGCGCCGAGACTCCGTTCCAGCTCGTGCTGGCCGACGGAACGGTCCATTCCCAACCGGGACGGCTCGTCTTCGTGGACAGAAACGTCGATCCCCAGACGGGGACCATCCTCCTCGAGGCCTCGTTCCCGAACCCCGAGCGCATCGTTCGCCCGGGCCAGTACGCCCGGGTGCGCGCCGCGGTGGACGTGAAGAAAGGCGCCATCCTCGTTTCCCAGCGTTCGGTCCAGGAGCTCCAGGGAATCTACAACGTGGCAGTGGTGAAACCCGACGACACCGTGGACATCCGCATGGTGACTCCGGCGGAGCGTATCGGGACCCTCTGGGTCATCGATTCGGGGCTCAACAACGGAGAACGAGTCGTCGTCGAGGGACTGCAAAAGGTCCGGCCGGGCGCCCAGGTCACCCCGGAGACGGTGACGATCGAGGAAGGGAGCTAG